GTGGTGATTAATCCCCATGGCTCTTCTAACCCTCCATGTCTAAACTGTGTGATTGTGGACATTTTCTGATCATGACTGAAGGACCTGAGGGTTGTGTACCTTTTTGGAAAATGATTTTTGTCCTACAGAGATAGAAGCTTGCCTGTTCTGTGCTGGTCATTTACCTCAGAAATGACATGTAGGTTCTCAGGAACACAAGTCCTCTTAGTCTACTGTAGTTATCAGCATCTCGAGAGAAGAATTGATTGCTTTCAGTCCCCTAAGGAAATATGCAGCAATGTTTTCTTGTAGTGCAATTTCTTTATCCTCTTCCTAAAATGAGTCCATTCTGGTTTCAGTAATTTTTGCCAAGCCTGatagcagtgctgctgcctgcccctgccctaagcacaggagagggaaggggtaGGGAGCACTGCTGCATATCAATAAGTACAGTAAGCTTTTGTGTGAGGgagagagatggggaagggttATCCTGGTTATATGAAACTGCCAAAATGAAGATTTGTGACATTGCTGACAGATGGACGATGAAAACCTGCACTTTTCTTTTTGAGGAATCCCATTCTTATGGTGAAGTGACAGTGGGAAGTCTCTGTCTGAACTGAAGACAAGAAATCAGATATTGCCAATCCATTTCTGCCTCTTCTGTGAGCAGGGTGACAGTGTGCAAGTCCTGTGTCCACTGGTGCTGCAATACCTTCCTGTAAAATGGGAGCTATTGAATTCCCCTCCAGTTGAATTGTGATGCTAAATTTTGTCATGTATGCAAAAATTGGGGTCCCTTCAGGGGAAAGCAAAGTATTGAACCCCATATGTCCCACTGTGCTCTCCATGAGTGCCAGTGGCAGCACCCTGTGGAGTAGTCCAGAACTGGAGCAGGGAAGAAGATGGCTGACAAAAtgtctcctctcccagctcacCATCTCACAGTGACAACTACAATGGTATGGGCTGAATTATCCTAAGTTTCctccctgctttgctttttaatttttttccctgaagtctCATGTTTTATCCTGCTGAACCAAAGTTTGAGTCACTCCTGCTCCGTGAACGTCCTGAGGATGACAGgtaactccctgccctgtggccACGCAGCAGTGGCACACACTCTGGTCCTTGGGAGCTGATTGTGCCACAGCCACTCTGTGAGCCTGAGCAGGGAGCCCACGACCATTTATTGTGTCTTTaaccctctgcagtgctggtgagCCAGAGGCAGCTCCCTATTTTTGTCTCCACATGCCAAACCCAGGGCACAcggcagccctggcagctgctgctgggcagtggCTGGGCCCTCAGTCATTGAGACAGGGTTTGCTTGGTGAAAAGAACAAAGTTCATGGAAAGATCAGGCTGCTGACAAGTCTGGGAGCAGCCCACGAGAAATGACTCTAGCTTTGCTGATGAGACAAAAAGGGGTTTGATGaccttttggggtttttgtttgtttgtttttttaaacgGTAGACAGGATAGTCTTTTAATTAGTGTATTTCTGTCAAGCAAGGTGATAATTAAGGGCATGACTCTCCTTGTACAGTCTAGAATATGATTTGGTCATGTCCAGCAAGACTAATGTGTATGTTAAGGTACACTTTGAATGTAGGTCTTTGACACCATCCTCCATCCTCTTCAGGTAATGCACCTAAAAGTCATAGTTTTCAAATATGGTTTTCATTTCAGCATTGTGTGGAGATGGTATAGTGACCAGAAAGTAATTTAGCAGTAACAGCTGCCGCTAAGTTTTGGTTGTGGAAGACACGAGATCCCAGGTCAGTCTGGGCTGTAGCAGCACCATGGCCGGGCAGTGCACTTTTTGCTGCACCGGTGTGtctgtgccagctgcctgctgtgccctctgggaCTGGAGTGGTGAGACCTGTCCCCTGGGCTGAgggtccctctgctctgctgctcttctgtgaCACTTGCAGGAACTTCACATCCTCCAAACCGCGCTCTGGTCAGTCAGGTGCAGGTGGGCAGCACTGTCCCTCCTCACTGGCAGCAATGGCAAAGATGGGGCAGACACAAAGACACAAGGCTTGCTTTTAGCAAACCAGGCTAACATTTACCCAGGCCTGATCCTCTCCTCTCACCTGGAACCCCAGGAGTGCAGAATCACACCAGTGGTCGTTGTCTTGATCATAAACAGTTGAGGCCAAACCGTCATgtctgagctctgctctccctcccagtgacagcaaagctctgtgtgtgtgtctcacATTCTGGTTGTGTGTGTGATGAAAAGCCATTTTATTATCTATGATTTTCTTAGACTCTTGATATTTCAGACGGGATTGGGTATAAGAAAGGCTATGTGATTCCTTTCCAAAAATACTCAAAGacttcaaatatatatatgattagaaatttatataaaagaataataagaaaaaagagcCAAAATGTCTATTTCTTCTTGCAGCTGGAGTTGAAATAGCTGCTAAGATTTCCTCTCCCCAGCTGAGAATTGGtacagtttgtttttcttacatGATTTCCATGGTGTTGATAATGATGTATTTGTATATTGTGACTGATGAGAGATAATCAGACAGGGAAAGAGCACGGAATgacctgttctttttttccagtcaaGACAGAATGTATGAATTTATTACAAGAAAAAAGTGTGCAAATGAACTTCATGTAATTAGGCCATTCTGACCTGTGTAGAACCACACTTGGTTtgaaatttataaaaattataacTAGTACAAAACCCTGTGGTTGATGTCTCTATATGAAGCAACAAGTCAAATGAGGTTTTCCCTATTCAAAATAAATACGTATTACTGAAGTCACATCATCACAGCTGAAAAAATGCCCATATCTGTTCAATAGAACTTTAATTTGTCCAACACACATgccacaaaaggcacagcatttttttttcctttacccaCTTCCTTTAGTCATGTCCCTGAATCCCTGGGACTCTCAGGAGAGTGCAAATGTTCCCACAGTCAGTTCAGAGGAAGTTGTAGGATGGCTTTATTATAGTTACCCCAAGATATTTGCCTACTAGTGTTTATTAGAGAGTGCTAATTGACCCAAATACATGTTGTGGATCATGTAGAAAGGCAAACAGGCAAAAAGAAGACTGTAGAAGCACAATGCAAACCAAGCAGAATAAATTGGAACTAATTTCAGCCAGTATCTAGATTTCTGAGGGAAAACTTCACCTCACTTGAATTTTCAAGTCGTTGGCCTTATCACGTTATTGCAGGGCAGGATTGgtgtgagaagcagcagcattagAGGCACACCAGATGCCCTTGCtcccccccagcagccccatggcaggatgccagggctggggatgcaggtgagcagcagtgacactctcctgctgcagattcctggggtgcaggagggaCTTCGTGGGACAGAGATGAGATGTTGCCATTTGCCGAGGAGTGTGTTTGGACACATCACTAAGGGTGAGCCCCCACACCTGACCCTCCCTCGACAAGCCGTGGCCTGCGAGGTGGCTGAtcagcagcaaaggctgctgATGGTCCCCACCTGAGACAAAAGCCCTTCCAGGgctctctgctcagccctgtcTTGCTCTGAGCAGGTGCTCTGCAGAGATGGCTCAAGGTCACAACTCTTCATTCTGTGCCTTAACATAAAAGAAGGAGTTTGGCCCTAAAGGAAGTACTTTTTGAAGAGCACAGAGGAGGTACTGCTGTACAGGCTGTGACCCTCCACTGGTGATTCTGCACCAGGTTATCAGAACTGGAGGGAGGTGCATGAAGCTTCACCTGACCAGGCCTTGCAGAGCCCCAGGTCTCATTTGCAGAGTGCAAGCCTGTCTTCCACCATCAGCCCAGCAGTCACTtctgttttcactttctttcctaaccctcatttatttccttctgtggTAGTTTACAGACCAGAAGCATCggtctccccctccctctccaccTCCTTCCCAGCCATGTGACTGAGCACTCCCTGCATTAAGTGAAACTTTTCAGTCCCCGGGAAATCTCGATTTCCTCTCCACCCTCCACAGTGAGAAGCAGCATCTCTCACATAACTCACACCTGCAGCCGTGCTGGCCATGGGGAGGAGGGCACGGCACCTCATCTTCCTGACCTTCGCCTGTGGTGAGTAACATCATCATTTCTATCTGAAAAATGAGACAGATTGtgccagttttgtttctttacagTGAGGACAGCACCtaacagacaaaaaaatttGAACAGTTTTGTTGCTAGCATTAAGGGTGCTTTTAGTGAAATCCCACTGCTAAGACATAACCATAACTACAGTTGATTGCAGCTAGTATAGATGGAGTTGGatgttttcctctgtattttttccttgcatTCTGTGGTGACAAACTCTGACTGTGTGAAGAAGTCAGCTCAAAGTAGTGTGAGAAGCAGACTGTTTTTGGCCTTGCTTTTCCTAATTTAAAATAGTTTCCAGCCAGCAGAACTGACTAAAAATCTTGAGTGAGAcaagcaggaaagcaaaaaCTAAAAATGCATTGCTTGAGTCACTAATTCATTTGCATTGCAAGATGTAGACCAGGATCAGGAGCACAGGAGGCGAGGCAGGGGGCTTGGAGAAGGCAGTCTGGAGTTTAACTCAGTGACAAACCACATCAGAGTCACTCTCTGATCCTTAATGTTGCTCTGTGAAAGTCTGTGGAGCCAGCCAGATCAAGGACATCTCCCAGGGCTTTAAGTCACCTGCAGCAGTAGAAAATTTGCCCTGTGAAGAAGGACAGAGTTTGATTTGATCTGTGTGATGGCCAAAGGGGTTTGAGCTCGCTGTTGGGGCACTGGGCTTCTGTGGTGGGTTTTGCCATCGGCACATGGGGATCACACCAGGAACAATCCCTGTCTTCCTCCCTGTGCATGAACAGGGAAACTGCCCAGGGACTGGaccacaggcagctcctgctgtgtctctctGCATTCCCATGTCTGTTTCATAGCCAGAGTCTGCTAAAGTAGCCCCAAAACATATACATGAAAGGAGAGCAAGATCAGACTGAGAAGTAACACTAAACTCAGTGGTCAGCAACCACTTTTGACCAGAAAGAACTTGTTTCCTCAGCTCTGTATGCATTTCTGATCTTTCCTGTAATGATTTGTTGTGATGTTTTATTAATGTCACAAAGACAAGTCTTCCTGtgcagagagggaaataaaCATAATTAGAGCTTAAGGAACAAAGGTCAGATGGCTGGGGAGCTATGACAGTACTGAAACCTCGCAGAAAATCTCGGTGCTTTTTCAATTCCTCGGGAAAACCAAAGCAGCCAGAGCTGGTGAGGGTGTTTCCAATGATTACAGAGCTGGGTCAGGTTTTGTGTTCATGCAGAATCAGTCAGATAAACACAAGCATTTCTTctggcagcagaaagcagaacaAACCCACTGGGCAGCTGAATAGCATGAGCGTGGTTggatgaaaaagggaaaaaatcctcaGTAAGAGTTTCTGTCCCCCACCCTGTTACAAGATGGCAGGCTGAGAAATGTCACAGCCAGATCAAGGCACTGAGCACTTCCTTCCCCACCATAATGCCTGGGAGCACAGCAGTAACATTCCTTATGGCTGAAACTTGTCAGTAAAGCATGAAAATGGGACCTCCAGGCCCAGACTGGGAACAGGGAATTTCTGAGAACTGTCCAGATCTGTTTCTGAGAGTTTTGTTCTGGAGCATTTTGCATGTAGGCTGCCCGGGCTCAAACACAGCCCACAGCACCTGTAACATACAACTCTGATTCTAAAGAGAGACAAGGGGATTGCGGCTTCAGGAAGATACTCCCCAGGACACTTGCATTCCTCATGTGAAATGTTGCTTGTATGAAGCTCTGAGTTGGCTTCATGGGagttacaaagaaaaaaaggagacaaatgGGGATTGCAGGGCTGCCATTCCTCCTTTTCATGTGGCCCCTTCTGTTGGCAGAGccatgggaagggctgtggtgggggaagctgtgccaggctccCTGAGAGgaacatggcagtgctgagggagaAATGGGAGAGTCCCCTGGCCTTGGCTGGAGGGCAGGTCAAGGGCCCCATGAGGCAGAGCTACCAAGCTGCCTCCAACAACCACCAAAGAGCCAAGATCATCTGGTGCAGACAGAGAGCAATCCTTACCCATCCCTGGGCGCTCATGTGGCCAAATGCCTTTTGAGAAGACAATCCAAGCAGTGTGGCCATGCACTGGCAGAAGCTCCAAAATGCTTGGGAGAGACTGGAGGAGTGGCCTGGTAGGTCACCCTGTGAGCAAGAGCCATGGGCCACCCCAAAGGCATTTCTATCTTTACCCCTCAGTGACCCTGTCAAGCTGAATAATGAAAAAGTGTTAGGTTCAAATGACCTTTTGGGGAGAACACAGTTTCCTTTTAAAAGCTAGGAATGGCATTCCAATGTCAGTTAAATAATTTCTCTCCACTTCTGTAAGGTGTTATCTGATCAGCAATCAAAAGCAGTCTGAGCTAACAATAACTACTGACTTTATTTAAGACTTATGTAAATTTAAATGTGGCTTGTTTCGctatggggaaaaaagagtgaaaattgCAActtcttctttcttgtttttatcATGTTCATACACTCAGATACAACTACCCATAGCTGAGATATGGCAACTGCTCTGCCTTTCTGGTGGCACACAGAGGAAATCAGTtatctgcttttcctctctgcagcagctgtgatAAAGCATAGGGGAAAGTGAGAAAATCAACTAAAGTATCATATTAATTATGCATTTTTATGTTCATTTTGATAAAAATCATAAGATTTTTTGAGGCTTTTCAACTGTCTCAAGTTGCACTTCGATAACAGTTACACTGGCAGTCAAGTATATTCTGTACAGCACAAATTTTAGGAATATGGAGTATATACAGTTCTGCTCTTCTCAAGCATAGCCACTTTCTAAGGGAAAATTGTGGTGTGAGTTAAGATCTATACATCTGATCTTGATTTTGTTTATCTTGAATTTGATTATTCTTATTTAGTTTATATGCATTCCAAAATTATGAGATTTTTGTGAACTCAACTGTTATTGAAGATCTCTGCTCATGATGCatgaaaataagtaaataaaaggAACAACTTTTAAGATTTCAGCCACTTGCACTCTTAAAGTGCCTCTGGCCTTAATCTATCCTAAAAACCAAATCTCAGCAACCTGCCTACAACAAACTTTGATACCAAGTCATGAcaaatttctttgaaagaacCAGCGTAGAATAAACTCAGACAACGTGTTGTGGCACCCTCTGTGGAGCTGTACTGCCAGGAATATGAGGTGTCTTGGACTTTTGGGTCCCTTCAGTTTCCAGACTGGAGATTTCATCTCAGTCAGCTAATTTAGGCAGTAAAGCATTTAACTACATCTGAAGCTGAATGCACATCAAGGAATTCATATATGCCATTGATTTGTGATTTCTTTCAGCTTGACCTTTCCTTTCCAGAGTCTTGTTGCATACTCAAAATCAAAGACTCGAGTAGAAGTGTTGAGACATTCTTCTATTCTACAATGTACTTTCCCATTTTTTGTTCACTTCCTTATTTACATTTAGGAGCcagaaaatttcttttcacttcAGCAAGAGACATGTTTCTGTAAATGTTATTAGATGGAAGTGTAATTTTGGTGCTATGACTATTTTCCAGTGTGGTCCAAAATGCCCCTGGATGCTCTACCCTGAAATTTGTTTCTCATTCCTGAAAGTCCATCACTAAAAGGGATGGTCTTTCTTTGGACTCTTCCAGGAGGAAGAGCTTCAGGGTTCAAGCTGACATGACTACAACaaaactgtaaataaatatCTGGAATTTCCCTGTATCCCAGTCTGGTTTCCCAGACTATTGCAAATCTCTGCAAGACCATTGTGCTGCCTCACttccttcacacacacacattccctGTCCGTGTACTTTGATGGTAAGTGACCAACAACCCCTTTGCCTGTTACACCCACTTCATCCTCGTCAGACCTCAATAATTTGCTTCCAGAAAATCCTGTTGCCCTACTGTCTGCAGGGAATTCTTGTGCTGCCTGGGGACTGTGCAAGGTCTGCTCTCACCTCTGGCATCCTCTGGCTTCTTCAGTGTTTGGAGAGCTGGAAGCCAATGTGCTTCCACTGCAATGGGTGTATTCAGAGCTATGAAACTTTGGGAAGTGGTGACAAGTTATGGATGGTCTTACAGCGGGCCTGCCTTTGCTCTCCTATCATGACTGGAGCCAAATGAAGAATAAAGTGGTATCACATCACGCATATGATAATAAAATCAGTGCAGTTATGTTGTGGGGATCAACAGAAATGTTAAATGTAAAGGTTTCTAGACTACTGACTTTAGTTTCTTTGCAGCATTTTCCTCCTGCCTTGCTGAAGTGGCCTTGAGGGTTGACCTGTCTCCAGAAACCACGTCCTTGGCTATGGCTACTTCTGCTCAGCCACTTTACCAATCTTCACCCCATCAAAGCACCACAGTTCACTTTAACAGCACAGTCTCTCTTGAAACAACACCCACCAGCCATGGAACAACTGAGCAGACAACAGAGCAGGGCCAGGTGACAGCAACTCCAGGCCAGCACACGACAGCCCAGGCGGgatctggagcagctgccacagtCACGGCACCAGCAGACGGTacaggagcagctgcccaggccaCAGCCCAGGCAATGCTCACGGTCACAGCTGCAGCAAGGAACACAACCATGGCCCCTGTGTCCTCCACACGTGTGAGCACAGGAATGACAggccccagcacatccctgaaACACACCACAGTAAATGCTCAAGTGACAGTTGCTGCCATCAGTTCTGCAGCCACCACCACACAGACAGCCAAACCCACCACACGCTCAGGAACACAAACAACAGCGACTCGAAATGCAACTGCCACAGCCATGACCAATGCAACAACCTCCAACCCAGCAACACAAACAGTGACACCCACTCCTGCCCCCCAGGCTTCTGACATCCCCACTGGCACATACGCTGTTTCTGACGGGAATGAGACCTGCATCAAAGCAGTCATGGGTTTGCAACTGATAGCTCAATATACACAAAAGGTGAGGTGGAACCTGAGCTTTGTCATAGCTGTTTCTTCATTAGCTGGAATTTATTCTTCTTTACA
This is a stretch of genomic DNA from Pithys albifrons albifrons isolate INPA30051 chromosome 11, PitAlb_v1, whole genome shotgun sequence. It encodes these proteins:
- the LAMP3 gene encoding lysosome-associated membrane glycoprotein 3 isoform X2 encodes the protein MGRRARHLIFLTFACAFSSCLAEVALRVDLSPETTSLAMATSAQPLYQSSPHQSTTVHFNSTVSLETTPTSHGTTEQTTEQGQVTATPGQHTTAQAGSGAAATVTAPADGTGAAAQATAQAMLTVTAAARNTTMAPVSSTRVSTGMTGPSTSLKHTTVNAQVTVAAISSAATTTQTAKPTTRSGTQTTATRNATATAMTNATTSNPATQTVTPTPAPQASDIPTGTYAVSDGNETCIKAVMGLQLIAQYTQKEQVDYVTVNPNVTQTSGSCGMVQSELNLTFSGGFVNFTFVKQAPSYSVSKIESRMLLPSEGMLYHAAINEKLFTTKLGNSFKCASRQTFTLNKDFQILFVHMQLQAFDIVGNQFGKEEECFPDRNSKAAPVAVGLSILGLFVIVFATFLISRRKPHRGYERI
- the LAMP3 gene encoding lysosome-associated membrane glycoprotein 3 isoform X1 → MGRRARHLIFLTFACAFSSCLAEVALRVDLSPETTSLAMATSAQPLYQSSPHQSTTVHFNSTVSLETTPTSHGTTEQTTEQGQVTATPGQHTTAQAGSGAAATVTAPADGTGAAAQATAQAMLTVTAAARNTTMAPVSSTRVSTGMTGPSTSLKHTTVNAQVTVAAISSAATTTQTAKPTTRSGTQTTATRNATATAMTNATTSNPATQTVTPTPAPQASDIPTGTYAVSDGNETCIKAVMGLQLIAQYTQKEQVDYVTVNPNVTQTSGSCGMVQSELNLTFSGGFVNFTFVKQAPSYSVSKIESRMLLPSEGMLYHAAINEKLFTTKLGNSFKCASRQTFTLNKDFQILFVHMQLQAFDIVGNQFGKGESHIEDTNASEVPLYFQTCVVSRGVTGVLASASQSHCPQVTFLSEMTPCV